Proteins encoded in a region of the Bradyrhizobium sp. CB3481 genome:
- a CDS encoding mandelate racemase/muconate lactonizing enzyme family protein, producing the protein MIADVAAIPLRIPFDHWAPPPLFAGRPRTTMDSVLVRVATDGGLVGWGEAYGSTWPAIVSMCRDWIAPLAVGQSVEDVELSPRLERLMHNLGRAGPSIHALSGLDIALWDLRGKIAGVPVSTLLGGRKRARIEAYASLLQYNGSVGHVRNAVRRALDAGYRQIKLHERTTEAVVGARAEAGPEAPLMVDTNCAWLPDQATAAVTAMAASNLLWIEEPIWPPEDFTSLAALRKATGVATAIGENASGVLDFRKMIDAQSVDYVQPSVIKIGGLTNLWRICTGAENAGVTCVPHAPFFGPGYLATLHVLAAKERESPLERFFFDMAFLPFRDTVAVSRGYVDVPDGAGLGADPEDELIERYRV; encoded by the coding sequence TTGATCGCCGACGTCGCAGCGATTCCGTTGCGCATCCCGTTCGATCACTGGGCTCCTCCGCCGCTGTTTGCAGGCCGGCCGCGCACGACAATGGATTCCGTGCTGGTGCGCGTCGCCACCGATGGGGGATTGGTCGGTTGGGGTGAGGCCTATGGCAGCACCTGGCCGGCAATCGTTTCGATGTGCCGGGACTGGATAGCACCGCTCGCGGTCGGCCAAAGTGTGGAGGACGTCGAGCTGTCGCCACGCCTGGAACGCCTGATGCACAATCTCGGCCGGGCCGGGCCAAGCATACATGCGCTCAGCGGATTGGACATCGCGTTGTGGGATCTCCGCGGCAAGATCGCCGGTGTACCGGTTTCAACGCTGCTCGGCGGGCGCAAGCGTGCTCGGATCGAGGCATACGCCTCGTTGCTGCAGTACAATGGTTCAGTCGGCCACGTCCGGAATGCGGTCAGGCGCGCGCTCGACGCTGGCTATCGGCAGATCAAGCTGCATGAGCGCACGACAGAGGCCGTCGTGGGCGCCCGCGCGGAAGCGGGGCCGGAGGCGCCGCTGATGGTCGACACCAATTGCGCCTGGCTTCCCGACCAGGCAACGGCAGCCGTCACGGCGATGGCGGCATCGAACCTGCTGTGGATCGAGGAGCCGATCTGGCCGCCGGAGGACTTTACCTCGCTCGCCGCGCTTCGGAAGGCCACGGGTGTTGCCACCGCCATCGGCGAAAATGCATCCGGCGTGCTCGACTTCCGCAAGATGATCGACGCGCAATCGGTCGATTACGTGCAACCCAGCGTCATCAAGATCGGTGGTTTGACGAACCTGTGGCGCATATGCACCGGGGCAGAAAATGCCGGCGTGACCTGCGTTCCGCATGCGCCGTTCTTTGGTCCGGGCTATCTCGCCACCTTACATGTACTCGCGGCCAAGGAGCGGGAAAGTCCGCTCGAGCGCTTCTTCTTCGATATGGCATTCCTGCCGTTCCGGGACACCGTCGCGGTCTCCCGCGGGTATGTCGACGTCCCCGATGGTGCAGGTCTGGGCGCCGACCCCGAGGATGAATTGATTGAAAGATATCGTGTCTGA
- a CDS encoding LysR substrate-binding domain-containing protein, producing the protein MLSLRELDVFRRVMELGTITAAAEALHISQPAVSRILQQAEKRVGFALFLRRSKRLLPTAEAHVLFPETTAVFAALDTIQRRTDELHSGQGGVLRIAAISAFANALLPVAVERFRATRPEVTITLQVMSALQVATGVALHQADLGFIIDSISVPGISIAPLCSTVFGCVMPRNHRLSKQASVTASDLERETLICLGKHLPLGALAMRVYADADVPLHAAIEVSQSTVACALVRAGAGVALLDGISLMGAPGDDLVLRPFNPAVNVIGRFIQPRHQAQSRLSQEFIKVVHDLLAANSAPLVNPAPPPPLRKRP; encoded by the coding sequence ATGCTCAGCCTGCGCGAACTCGATGTATTCCGTCGCGTCATGGAGCTCGGCACCATCACGGCAGCCGCCGAAGCGCTGCATATTTCCCAGCCGGCGGTCAGCCGTATCCTGCAGCAGGCGGAGAAGCGAGTGGGGTTCGCCCTCTTCCTGCGGCGCAGCAAGCGCCTGTTGCCGACCGCCGAGGCGCACGTCCTTTTCCCCGAAACGACCGCCGTGTTCGCCGCGCTTGATACGATCCAGCGGCGTACGGACGAATTGCATTCGGGCCAGGGAGGCGTGTTACGAATTGCCGCCATTTCGGCCTTTGCAAACGCGCTTCTGCCCGTTGCGGTCGAGCGATTTCGCGCGACGCGGCCGGAAGTCACCATCACCCTGCAGGTGATGAGCGCCCTGCAAGTGGCCACTGGCGTGGCCCTTCATCAAGCCGATCTCGGCTTCATCATCGATTCGATTTCAGTGCCGGGGATATCGATCGCGCCCCTGTGCTCGACCGTGTTCGGATGCGTCATGCCACGCAACCATAGGCTCTCGAAACAAGCGAGCGTGACGGCTTCGGACCTCGAGCGTGAGACACTCATCTGCCTCGGCAAACATCTTCCGCTTGGTGCGCTGGCAATGCGCGTCTATGCAGATGCCGACGTTCCCCTGCATGCTGCCATCGAGGTTTCGCAATCGACCGTCGCATGCGCCCTGGTACGGGCCGGCGCCGGGGTCGCACTTTTGGACGGTATAAGCCTCATGGGCGCCCCGGGAGATGATCTTGTGCTGCGCCCATTCAACCCGGCAGTGAATGTCATCGGGCGCTTCATCCAGCCGCGCCATCAGGCGCAATCCCGGCTGTCGCAGGAGTTTATCAAGGTCGTTCACGATCTGCTGGCTGCCAACAGCGCTCCGCTCGTGAACCCGGCCCCGCCCCCACCGCTGCGGAAACGACCTTGA